The Bombus vancouverensis nearcticus chromosome 12, iyBomVanc1_principal, whole genome shotgun sequence genome contains a region encoding:
- the ena gene encoding ENAH actin regulator enabled isoform X2: MRRYSYSRRPQQILPEEYRSEVSISSARASVMVYDDVNKKWVPSGSSSGLSKVQLYHHQVNNTFRVVGRKLQDHEIVINCAILKGLKYNQATVTFHQWRDNKQVYGLNFSSKDDADAFARAMLQALDVLSNGSNISRSLAPASATQQQSVFQQQQPTNAQYDEDMGYRTMTREDVAIIQERRMSQQSQATNSPNAISPSCPLASQQQQPTSQQQQQQQQQQQQQTPQQSVQQQPQPPAPPQPPQQQQQQQHQAQQQQQQPMQQQSQSGHHRTSSAPPAPQPQQQTVMQSMQVTGGMGTAAGQMSSGGAPPIPPPQPPMAAAAPPCPPTMINFNAPVPPPPMMMNQYAQSPSSQSNLPNQSQAQSIYGSTQGNQYGGAPNSNQYATVAVVGQSPCQYPSGNQNNFYNNNGQISNAYPSGQPGQANQYGGGGSSSGTGGAGGNQYGSSNSISQYASSGTATTGQYGVGVGVNVGQPNQSQYSVVSQAQAQYGNNQLQAVSAATNPYGTPSNSVNQYSSTGTGAGGSGGNCGSNAGSGSTGPGSGHHVPPVNPNIYAPIGSAGPQPPPMMPLAGPAPPPPPPPPAPKVNLPATNLNPLSASGSTGSVSSVTTSEPSPDSNSLAAAIQATRLKKKQQASQQPVENSGSSTSSSGSAGNSGNYGTLGRGGGGGMASMMDEMAKTLARRRAAVEKKQPEQPQEPESSPDKKSWDKNSLSNNKFSNGAESPKSVRKRFGSASEDTLLKVNGVNDGAVLTVQEMEAFKAEIIKEVRKEFQKMKQEIVDAVRAELSRR, encoded by the exons ATGAGGCGATACTCGTATTCTCGTCGACCGCAGCAAATCCTTCCGGAAGAATATCGATC CGAAGTGAGCATATCGTCCGCTCGTGCGTCGGTAATGGTATATGACGACGTTAATAAAAAATGGGTACCGAGTGGCAGTTCTTCAGGACTCTCCAAAGTTCAGTTATATCATCACCAAGTGAACAATACGTTTCGCGTGGTGGGAAGAAAGTTGCAGGATCACGAGATCGTCATCAACTGCGCGATCCTCAAGGGACTGAAGTACAATCAGGCGACAGTCACGTTTCACCAATGGCGAGATAACAAGCAAGTATACGGTCTGAATTTCTCCAGTAAGGACGACGCCGACGCATTTGCCAGAGCGATGCTGCAAGCGCTCGAT GTGTTGAGCAATGGAAGCAACATATCGAGAAGTCTTGCCCCCGCCTCAGCTACTCAACAGCAATCCGTCTTTCAGCAACAGCAACCGACTAATGCTCAATATGACGAAGATATGGGATACAG AACTATGACCAGGGAAGATGTGGCGATCATTCAGGAACGCAGGATGTCTCAGCAAAGCCAAG CAACAAATAGTCCAAACGCAATTTCCCCGAGTTGCCCCCTCGCATCGCAACAACAACAACCTACTtcgcaacagcagcagcagcagcaacaacaacaacaacaacaaacgcCTCAACAATCTGTGCAACAACAACCGCAGCCACCAGCGCCGCCACAACCACcccaacagcaacaacagcagcagcatcaagcgcaacaacagcaacagcagccaATGCAACAACAATCACAATCCGGTCATCACAGAACATCGTCGGCACCGCCAGCTCCTCAACCTCAGCAGCAAACTGTTATGCAATCGATGCAAGTTACCGGCGGTATGGGAACTGCTGCAGGACAAATGTCGAGCGGAGGTGCGCCTCCGATACCACCGCCTCAGCCTCCTATGGCGGCGGCAGCTCCACCGTGTCCGCCGACAATGATAAACTTTAACGCACCGGTACCACCACCCCCGATGATGATGAACCAATACGCGCAATCCCCGTCATCTCAGTCGAATCTACCGAATCAATCTCAGGCGCAATCGATTTACGGTAGTACTCAAGGAAACCAGTACGGAGGTGCGCCAAATAGTAATCAGTACGCGACCGTCGCTGTCGTCGGGCAAAGTCCATGTCAATATCCCTCTGGAAATCAAAATAACTTCTACAATAACAACGGGCAAATTAGCAATGCGTATCCTAGCGGACAACCGGGACAAGCAAACCAATACGGTGGCGGCGGAAGTAGTAGTGGTACGGGTGGTGCTGGTGGAAATCAGTATGGAAGTAGTAATTCGATTAGTCAGTACGCGAGCAGCGGAACCGCGACGACAGGCCAGTACGGGGTAGGTGTCGGAGTCAACGTTGGCCAGCCTAACCAGTCTCAGTACAGTGTCGTATCTCAGGCACAGGCACAGTATGGTAACAACCAACTACAGGCAGTTTCGGCCGCTACGAATCCTTATGGAACACCATCAAACTCGGTGAATCAGTACAGCAGCACCGGCACTGGTGCCGGTGGTAGCGGTGGTAACTGCGGAAGCAATGCAGGCAGTGGCAGTACCGGCCCCGGCAGTGGACATCATGTGCCACCGGTTAATCCTAATATTTACGCTCCCATTGGCAGTGCCGGTCCTCAACCTCCTCCTATGATGCCGCTGGCTGGACCtgctcctcctccacctcctccaccaCCTGCTCCAAAAGTCAACCTACCTGCTACCAATCTTAATCCCCTTTCTGCATCTGGTTCTACCGGATCTGTAAGTTCCGTCACTACCAGCGAACCATCGCCGGATTCCAATTCGTTGGCTGCTGCAATTCAAGCGACTCGTCTTAAAAAGAAGCAGCAG GCATCGCAGCAACCCGTGGAGAATAGTGGTTCTAGTACCAGCAGCAGCGGAAGTGCTGGAAACAGCGGGAATTACGGCACTCTAGGAAGGGGCGGAGGTGGTGGAATGGCTTCTATGATGGACGAAATGGCTAAAACTCTAGCTCGTAGGCGAGCTGCCGTTGAAAAGAAACAACCCGAACAACCGCAA GAACCTGAAAGTTCACCCGATAAGAAATCATGGGATAAGAACAGTTTGTCGAATAATAAATTCTCGAACGGTGCCGAATCACCAAAATCTGTCCGCAAGAGGTTTGGTTCTGCTTCTGAGGATACGCTCCTGAAAGTAAACGGCGTTAACGACGGGGCTGTGCTTACCGTTCAAGAAATGGAGGCATTTAAAGCGGAGATCATCAAGGAAGTGCGCAAAGAATTCCAAAAGATGAAACAAGAGATCGTAGATG CTGTCAGAGCAGAACTAAGTAGAAGATAA
- the ena gene encoding ENAH actin regulator enabled isoform X1: MRRYSYSRRPQQILPEEYRSCEVSISSARASVMVYDDVNKKWVPSGSSSGLSKVQLYHHQVNNTFRVVGRKLQDHEIVINCAILKGLKYNQATVTFHQWRDNKQVYGLNFSSKDDADAFARAMLQALDVLSNGSNISRSLAPASATQQQSVFQQQQPTNAQYDEDMGYRTMTREDVAIIQERRMSQQSQATNSPNAISPSCPLASQQQQPTSQQQQQQQQQQQQQTPQQSVQQQPQPPAPPQPPQQQQQQQHQAQQQQQQPMQQQSQSGHHRTSSAPPAPQPQQQTVMQSMQVTGGMGTAAGQMSSGGAPPIPPPQPPMAAAAPPCPPTMINFNAPVPPPPMMMNQYAQSPSSQSNLPNQSQAQSIYGSTQGNQYGGAPNSNQYATVAVVGQSPCQYPSGNQNNFYNNNGQISNAYPSGQPGQANQYGGGGSSSGTGGAGGNQYGSSNSISQYASSGTATTGQYGVGVGVNVGQPNQSQYSVVSQAQAQYGNNQLQAVSAATNPYGTPSNSVNQYSSTGTGAGGSGGNCGSNAGSGSTGPGSGHHVPPVNPNIYAPIGSAGPQPPPMMPLAGPAPPPPPPPPAPKVNLPATNLNPLSASGSTGSVSSVTTSEPSPDSNSLAAAIQATRLKKKQQASQQPVENSGSSTSSSGSAGNSGNYGTLGRGGGGGMASMMDEMAKTLARRRAAVEKKQPEQPQEPESSPDKKSWDKNSLSNNKFSNGAESPKSVRKRFGSASEDTLLKVNGVNDGAVLTVQEMEAFKAEIIKEVRKEFQKMKQEIVDAVRAELSRR; the protein is encoded by the exons ATGAGGCGATACTCGTATTCTCGTCGACCGCAGCAAATCCTTCCGGAAGAATATCGATCGTG CGAAGTGAGCATATCGTCCGCTCGTGCGTCGGTAATGGTATATGACGACGTTAATAAAAAATGGGTACCGAGTGGCAGTTCTTCAGGACTCTCCAAAGTTCAGTTATATCATCACCAAGTGAACAATACGTTTCGCGTGGTGGGAAGAAAGTTGCAGGATCACGAGATCGTCATCAACTGCGCGATCCTCAAGGGACTGAAGTACAATCAGGCGACAGTCACGTTTCACCAATGGCGAGATAACAAGCAAGTATACGGTCTGAATTTCTCCAGTAAGGACGACGCCGACGCATTTGCCAGAGCGATGCTGCAAGCGCTCGAT GTGTTGAGCAATGGAAGCAACATATCGAGAAGTCTTGCCCCCGCCTCAGCTACTCAACAGCAATCCGTCTTTCAGCAACAGCAACCGACTAATGCTCAATATGACGAAGATATGGGATACAG AACTATGACCAGGGAAGATGTGGCGATCATTCAGGAACGCAGGATGTCTCAGCAAAGCCAAG CAACAAATAGTCCAAACGCAATTTCCCCGAGTTGCCCCCTCGCATCGCAACAACAACAACCTACTtcgcaacagcagcagcagcagcaacaacaacaacaacaacaaacgcCTCAACAATCTGTGCAACAACAACCGCAGCCACCAGCGCCGCCACAACCACcccaacagcaacaacagcagcagcatcaagcgcaacaacagcaacagcagccaATGCAACAACAATCACAATCCGGTCATCACAGAACATCGTCGGCACCGCCAGCTCCTCAACCTCAGCAGCAAACTGTTATGCAATCGATGCAAGTTACCGGCGGTATGGGAACTGCTGCAGGACAAATGTCGAGCGGAGGTGCGCCTCCGATACCACCGCCTCAGCCTCCTATGGCGGCGGCAGCTCCACCGTGTCCGCCGACAATGATAAACTTTAACGCACCGGTACCACCACCCCCGATGATGATGAACCAATACGCGCAATCCCCGTCATCTCAGTCGAATCTACCGAATCAATCTCAGGCGCAATCGATTTACGGTAGTACTCAAGGAAACCAGTACGGAGGTGCGCCAAATAGTAATCAGTACGCGACCGTCGCTGTCGTCGGGCAAAGTCCATGTCAATATCCCTCTGGAAATCAAAATAACTTCTACAATAACAACGGGCAAATTAGCAATGCGTATCCTAGCGGACAACCGGGACAAGCAAACCAATACGGTGGCGGCGGAAGTAGTAGTGGTACGGGTGGTGCTGGTGGAAATCAGTATGGAAGTAGTAATTCGATTAGTCAGTACGCGAGCAGCGGAACCGCGACGACAGGCCAGTACGGGGTAGGTGTCGGAGTCAACGTTGGCCAGCCTAACCAGTCTCAGTACAGTGTCGTATCTCAGGCACAGGCACAGTATGGTAACAACCAACTACAGGCAGTTTCGGCCGCTACGAATCCTTATGGAACACCATCAAACTCGGTGAATCAGTACAGCAGCACCGGCACTGGTGCCGGTGGTAGCGGTGGTAACTGCGGAAGCAATGCAGGCAGTGGCAGTACCGGCCCCGGCAGTGGACATCATGTGCCACCGGTTAATCCTAATATTTACGCTCCCATTGGCAGTGCCGGTCCTCAACCTCCTCCTATGATGCCGCTGGCTGGACCtgctcctcctccacctcctccaccaCCTGCTCCAAAAGTCAACCTACCTGCTACCAATCTTAATCCCCTTTCTGCATCTGGTTCTACCGGATCTGTAAGTTCCGTCACTACCAGCGAACCATCGCCGGATTCCAATTCGTTGGCTGCTGCAATTCAAGCGACTCGTCTTAAAAAGAAGCAGCAG GCATCGCAGCAACCCGTGGAGAATAGTGGTTCTAGTACCAGCAGCAGCGGAAGTGCTGGAAACAGCGGGAATTACGGCACTCTAGGAAGGGGCGGAGGTGGTGGAATGGCTTCTATGATGGACGAAATGGCTAAAACTCTAGCTCGTAGGCGAGCTGCCGTTGAAAAGAAACAACCCGAACAACCGCAA GAACCTGAAAGTTCACCCGATAAGAAATCATGGGATAAGAACAGTTTGTCGAATAATAAATTCTCGAACGGTGCCGAATCACCAAAATCTGTCCGCAAGAGGTTTGGTTCTGCTTCTGAGGATACGCTCCTGAAAGTAAACGGCGTTAACGACGGGGCTGTGCTTACCGTTCAAGAAATGGAGGCATTTAAAGCGGAGATCATCAAGGAAGTGCGCAAAGAATTCCAAAAGATGAAACAAGAGATCGTAGATG CTGTCAGAGCAGAACTAAGTAGAAGATAA
- the ena gene encoding ENAH actin regulator enabled isoform X3 — MNEVSISSARASVMVYDDVNKKWVPSGSSSGLSKVQLYHHQVNNTFRVVGRKLQDHEIVINCAILKGLKYNQATVTFHQWRDNKQVYGLNFSSKDDADAFARAMLQALDVLSNGSNISRSLAPASATQQQSVFQQQQPTNAQYDEDMGYRTMTREDVAIIQERRMSQQSQATNSPNAISPSCPLASQQQQPTSQQQQQQQQQQQQQTPQQSVQQQPQPPAPPQPPQQQQQQQHQAQQQQQQPMQQQSQSGHHRTSSAPPAPQPQQQTVMQSMQVTGGMGTAAGQMSSGGAPPIPPPQPPMAAAAPPCPPTMINFNAPVPPPPMMMNQYAQSPSSQSNLPNQSQAQSIYGSTQGNQYGGAPNSNQYATVAVVGQSPCQYPSGNQNNFYNNNGQISNAYPSGQPGQANQYGGGGSSSGTGGAGGNQYGSSNSISQYASSGTATTGQYGVGVGVNVGQPNQSQYSVVSQAQAQYGNNQLQAVSAATNPYGTPSNSVNQYSSTGTGAGGSGGNCGSNAGSGSTGPGSGHHVPPVNPNIYAPIGSAGPQPPPMMPLAGPAPPPPPPPPAPKVNLPATNLNPLSASGSTGSVSSVTTSEPSPDSNSLAAAIQATRLKKKQQASQQPVENSGSSTSSSGSAGNSGNYGTLGRGGGGGMASMMDEMAKTLARRRAAVEKKQPEQPQEPESSPDKKSWDKNSLSNNKFSNGAESPKSVRKRFGSASEDTLLKVNGVNDGAVLTVQEMEAFKAEIIKEVRKEFQKMKQEIVDAVRAELSRR; from the exons ATGAA CGAAGTGAGCATATCGTCCGCTCGTGCGTCGGTAATGGTATATGACGACGTTAATAAAAAATGGGTACCGAGTGGCAGTTCTTCAGGACTCTCCAAAGTTCAGTTATATCATCACCAAGTGAACAATACGTTTCGCGTGGTGGGAAGAAAGTTGCAGGATCACGAGATCGTCATCAACTGCGCGATCCTCAAGGGACTGAAGTACAATCAGGCGACAGTCACGTTTCACCAATGGCGAGATAACAAGCAAGTATACGGTCTGAATTTCTCCAGTAAGGACGACGCCGACGCATTTGCCAGAGCGATGCTGCAAGCGCTCGAT GTGTTGAGCAATGGAAGCAACATATCGAGAAGTCTTGCCCCCGCCTCAGCTACTCAACAGCAATCCGTCTTTCAGCAACAGCAACCGACTAATGCTCAATATGACGAAGATATGGGATACAG AACTATGACCAGGGAAGATGTGGCGATCATTCAGGAACGCAGGATGTCTCAGCAAAGCCAAG CAACAAATAGTCCAAACGCAATTTCCCCGAGTTGCCCCCTCGCATCGCAACAACAACAACCTACTtcgcaacagcagcagcagcagcaacaacaacaacaacaacaaacgcCTCAACAATCTGTGCAACAACAACCGCAGCCACCAGCGCCGCCACAACCACcccaacagcaacaacagcagcagcatcaagcgcaacaacagcaacagcagccaATGCAACAACAATCACAATCCGGTCATCACAGAACATCGTCGGCACCGCCAGCTCCTCAACCTCAGCAGCAAACTGTTATGCAATCGATGCAAGTTACCGGCGGTATGGGAACTGCTGCAGGACAAATGTCGAGCGGAGGTGCGCCTCCGATACCACCGCCTCAGCCTCCTATGGCGGCGGCAGCTCCACCGTGTCCGCCGACAATGATAAACTTTAACGCACCGGTACCACCACCCCCGATGATGATGAACCAATACGCGCAATCCCCGTCATCTCAGTCGAATCTACCGAATCAATCTCAGGCGCAATCGATTTACGGTAGTACTCAAGGAAACCAGTACGGAGGTGCGCCAAATAGTAATCAGTACGCGACCGTCGCTGTCGTCGGGCAAAGTCCATGTCAATATCCCTCTGGAAATCAAAATAACTTCTACAATAACAACGGGCAAATTAGCAATGCGTATCCTAGCGGACAACCGGGACAAGCAAACCAATACGGTGGCGGCGGAAGTAGTAGTGGTACGGGTGGTGCTGGTGGAAATCAGTATGGAAGTAGTAATTCGATTAGTCAGTACGCGAGCAGCGGAACCGCGACGACAGGCCAGTACGGGGTAGGTGTCGGAGTCAACGTTGGCCAGCCTAACCAGTCTCAGTACAGTGTCGTATCTCAGGCACAGGCACAGTATGGTAACAACCAACTACAGGCAGTTTCGGCCGCTACGAATCCTTATGGAACACCATCAAACTCGGTGAATCAGTACAGCAGCACCGGCACTGGTGCCGGTGGTAGCGGTGGTAACTGCGGAAGCAATGCAGGCAGTGGCAGTACCGGCCCCGGCAGTGGACATCATGTGCCACCGGTTAATCCTAATATTTACGCTCCCATTGGCAGTGCCGGTCCTCAACCTCCTCCTATGATGCCGCTGGCTGGACCtgctcctcctccacctcctccaccaCCTGCTCCAAAAGTCAACCTACCTGCTACCAATCTTAATCCCCTTTCTGCATCTGGTTCTACCGGATCTGTAAGTTCCGTCACTACCAGCGAACCATCGCCGGATTCCAATTCGTTGGCTGCTGCAATTCAAGCGACTCGTCTTAAAAAGAAGCAGCAG GCATCGCAGCAACCCGTGGAGAATAGTGGTTCTAGTACCAGCAGCAGCGGAAGTGCTGGAAACAGCGGGAATTACGGCACTCTAGGAAGGGGCGGAGGTGGTGGAATGGCTTCTATGATGGACGAAATGGCTAAAACTCTAGCTCGTAGGCGAGCTGCCGTTGAAAAGAAACAACCCGAACAACCGCAA GAACCTGAAAGTTCACCCGATAAGAAATCATGGGATAAGAACAGTTTGTCGAATAATAAATTCTCGAACGGTGCCGAATCACCAAAATCTGTCCGCAAGAGGTTTGGTTCTGCTTCTGAGGATACGCTCCTGAAAGTAAACGGCGTTAACGACGGGGCTGTGCTTACCGTTCAAGAAATGGAGGCATTTAAAGCGGAGATCATCAAGGAAGTGCGCAAAGAATTCCAAAAGATGAAACAAGAGATCGTAGATG CTGTCAGAGCAGAACTAAGTAGAAGATAA